A single region of the Erythrobacter sp. genome encodes:
- a CDS encoding SPFH domain-containing protein: protein MVERVNSMAASSERKGSAYNGYAMLALILVFLLLPLSQLVLQSAPGAVVVSAIVGAVAILFIATGFFMIQPNQAVVLTLFGEYRGTVRKDGLHWVWPWFGKEKVSVRAHNMHSERVKINDLRGNPIEIACNVVWRVADTAQAVFDVDDYKEFVNIQIEAGLRTVGSRHPYDDMSDEDETTLRGSGDVVNHELIVELNERLAVAGITVDEAGLTHLAYAPEIAGAMLRRQQADAVISARRKVVIGAVGMVEDALQKLSHDGIVELDDERRAAMVSNLLVVLCGEREAQPVVNSGTLYQ, encoded by the coding sequence ATGGTGGAACGTGTGAATTCGATGGCGGCCAGCAGCGAACGCAAGGGCAGCGCCTATAACGGCTATGCGATGCTCGCCCTCATCCTCGTCTTCCTGCTTCTGCCGCTCTCGCAGCTTGTCCTGCAGAGCGCGCCGGGCGCGGTCGTCGTCTCGGCGATCGTGGGCGCGGTGGCGATCCTCTTCATCGCGACCGGCTTCTTCATGATCCAGCCCAACCAGGCGGTCGTGCTCACCCTGTTCGGCGAATACCGCGGGACGGTCCGCAAGGACGGCCTGCACTGGGTGTGGCCGTGGTTCGGCAAGGAGAAGGTTTCCGTGCGCGCCCACAATATGCATTCCGAAAGGGTCAAGATAAACGACCTGCGCGGCAACCCGATCGAGATCGCCTGCAACGTGGTCTGGCGCGTTGCCGACACGGCGCAGGCGGTGTTCGATGTCGACGACTACAAGGAATTCGTGAACATCCAGATCGAGGCGGGGCTTCGCACGGTCGGATCGCGCCATCCCTATGACGATATGTCCGACGAGGACGAGACGACCCTGCGCGGCAGCGGCGACGTGGTGAACCACGAACTGATCGTCGAACTCAATGAAAGGCTGGCGGTCGCCGGGATCACGGTGGACGAAGCGGGCCTGACTCACCTGGCCTATGCGCCCGAGATCGCCGGGGCCATGCTGCGCCGCCAGCAGGCCGATGCGGTCATCTCCGCCCGGCGCAAGGTCGTGATCGGCGCGGTCGGCATGGTCGAGGATGCGCTCCAGAAACTCTCTCACGACGGCATCGTCGAACTCGATGACGAACGGCGCGCAGCGATGGTGTCGAACCTGCTCGTCGTCCTGTGCGGCGAGCGCGAAGCGCAGCCGGTGGTCAATTCGGGCACGCTTTACCAGTAA
- the ppk2 gene encoding polyphosphate kinase 2, with protein sequence MAARLKGKEYRKALEPLTRELVGMARWARATGARIVVLFEGRDTAGKGGAIRAFRDRLDPRQCRTVALSKPSEDELTQWYFQRYVPHLPSAGEIVLFDRSWYNRAGVERVMGYASEEQVVHFLKQVPVFEQLLVDDGILLFKYWLATDQERQEERLRERLEDPLKRWKLSPVDLAAREKYDAYTEAREAMLRATHTRHAPWTLVDFNDQKRGRLTLIRDLLDRLPDTHVEPPAIDFPELGREPKAESYAMLEPIAPYPLDDEPGD encoded by the coding sequence ATGGCGGCGAGGTTGAAGGGCAAGGAATACAGGAAGGCGCTGGAACCGCTGACGCGCGAACTGGTCGGCATGGCGCGCTGGGCGCGGGCGACGGGGGCGCGGATCGTGGTCCTGTTCGAAGGGCGCGACACGGCGGGCAAGGGGGGCGCGATCCGTGCGTTCCGCGACCGGCTCGACCCGCGCCAGTGCCGCACCGTGGCGCTTTCGAAACCGAGCGAGGACGAGCTTACCCAGTGGTATTTCCAGCGCTACGTCCCGCACCTGCCGAGCGCGGGCGAGATCGTGCTGTTCGACCGGAGCTGGTACAACCGCGCCGGGGTCGAGCGGGTGATGGGCTATGCGAGCGAGGAGCAGGTCGTCCATTTCCTGAAGCAGGTTCCCGTGTTCGAGCAGCTTCTGGTCGATGACGGCATCCTGCTGTTCAAATACTGGCTCGCGACCGACCAGGAGCGCCAGGAAGAGCGCCTGCGCGAACGGCTCGAGGATCCCTTGAAACGCTGGAAGCTGTCGCCGGTCGACCTCGCCGCGCGGGAGAAATACGACGCCTACACCGAAGCGCGCGAGGCCATGCTGCGCGCCACGCATACGCGCCACGCGCCGTGGACGCTGGTCGATTTCAACGACCAGAAGCGCGGGCGGCTGACGCTGATCCGCGACCTGCTCGACCGCCTGCCCGACACCCATGTCGAGCCGCCCGCGATCGATTTTCCCGAGCTCGGACGCGAACCCAAGGCGGAAAGCTACGCGATGCTCGAACCCATCGCGCCCTATCCGCTGGACGACGAGCCGGGCGATTGA
- the phhA gene encoding phenylalanine 4-monooxygenase, with translation MATLSETAPDFTKLPEMSRDVFTAPLARPAHVGEDWLEKEQTAYDSEDNAVWNDLFARQMEILPGRACTAFMQGLDKLDLGRGGVPEFARLSEELGQLTGWSVVPVPMLIPDHVFFWHLANRRFPAGNFIRTRETFDYIQEPDVFHDVFGHVPMLTDPVYADYMQEYGRAGWKAMRYNRLKALGALYWYTVEFGLIEEEAGIRAYGAGILSGPTEARFAVEAESPNRIMLNVDRVMRTDYVISDLQPTYFVIESFEDLYRQTVERDFDRLYRSLAPGFTYANSAVIDVDNVVNRGTLEYHLRGGRGSGAKPV, from the coding sequence ATGGCCACGCTCTCCGAAACCGCCCCGGATTTCACCAAGCTGCCCGAAATGTCGCGCGATGTCTTCACCGCGCCGCTCGCCCGGCCCGCCCATGTCGGCGAGGACTGGCTGGAAAAGGAGCAGACCGCCTACGACAGCGAGGACAACGCGGTCTGGAACGACCTGTTCGCGCGGCAGATGGAAATCCTCCCCGGACGCGCCTGCACGGCCTTCATGCAAGGGCTCGACAAGCTCGACCTCGGCCGTGGCGGCGTGCCCGAATTCGCCCGGCTGTCGGAGGAACTGGGCCAGCTCACCGGGTGGAGCGTCGTGCCCGTGCCGATGCTCATTCCCGACCACGTGTTCTTCTGGCATCTCGCCAATCGCCGCTTTCCGGCGGGCAATTTCATCCGCACGCGCGAGACCTTCGACTATATCCAGGAGCCCGACGTCTTCCACGACGTCTTCGGCCACGTGCCGATGCTGACCGATCCGGTCTATGCCGATTACATGCAGGAATATGGCCGCGCCGGGTGGAAGGCGATGCGCTACAACCGGTTGAAGGCGCTGGGCGCGCTCTACTGGTACACGGTCGAATTCGGGCTGATCGAGGAAGAGGCGGGCATCCGCGCCTATGGCGCGGGCATCCTGTCCGGGCCGACCGAGGCGCGCTTCGCGGTGGAGGCGGAAAGCCCCAACCGCATCATGCTCAACGTCGATAGGGTGATGCGCACCGATTACGTCATCAGCGACCTGCAGCCGACCTACTTCGTGATCGAAAGTTTCGAGGATCTCTACCGCCAGACGGTCGAGCGCGATTTCGACCGGCTCTATCGCAGCCTTGCGCCGGGCTTCACCTACGCCAACAGCGCGGTGATCGATGTCGACAACGTGGTGAACCGCGGCACGCTCGAATATCACCTGCGCGGCGGGCGCGGGAGCGGGGCGAAGCCGGTCTGA
- a CDS encoding undecaprenyl-diphosphate phosphatase has translation MTFFQMLLIAVVQGITEFLPISSSGHLILIPFLTDFPDQGPMIDIAVHVGSLLAIIVYFFRDVAGLARGGFASIGIGHAPEQRRLFWWIVLGTIPAVVFGLAIKLGFLNGVVSATFGIPIIEDDLLASIRFTDLIAVNLIGYGILLGLADRFGRQDKTFEQMTWRDGLIVGCAQALALIPGTSRSGVTMTAARLLGYGRFEAARFSFLLSIPAVAGAGVLIVPDLLEADGALLTDAIITGVLTFLAAFATMAFLMNFLKRASMMVFVVYRVLMGTALLYFF, from the coding sequence ATGACGTTTTTCCAGATGCTTCTGATCGCGGTGGTGCAGGGGATCACCGAGTTCCTGCCGATCTCCTCGTCGGGGCACCTCATCCTGATCCCGTTCCTGACGGATTTTCCCGACCAGGGGCCGATGATCGACATCGCGGTCCATGTCGGCTCGCTGCTTGCGATCATCGTCTATTTCTTTCGCGACGTGGCGGGCCTTGCGCGGGGCGGGTTCGCGAGCATCGGGATCGGGCACGCGCCCGAGCAGCGCCGTCTGTTCTGGTGGATCGTGCTCGGCACCATTCCCGCCGTGGTCTTCGGGCTCGCGATCAAGCTCGGGTTCCTGAACGGCGTGGTGAGCGCGACCTTTGGGATTCCCATCATCGAGGACGACCTGCTCGCCTCGATCCGCTTCACCGACCTCATCGCGGTCAACCTGATCGGTTACGGCATCCTCCTCGGCCTCGCGGATCGCTTCGGGCGGCAGGACAAGACCTTCGAGCAGATGACCTGGCGCGACGGGCTGATCGTCGGCTGCGCGCAGGCGCTCGCGCTGATCCCGGGGACGAGCCGTTCGGGCGTCACCATGACGGCGGCGCGGCTGCTCGGCTATGGCCGGTTCGAGGCGGCGCGGTTTTCCTTCCTGCTGTCGATCCCGGCAGTCGCGGGGGCGGGGGTGCTGATCGTGCCCGACCTGCTCGAGGCCGACGGCGCGCTGCTCACCGATGCGATCATCACCGGCGTGCTGACCTTCCTCGCGGCCTTCGCGACGATGGCCTTCCTGATGAATTTCCTGAAGCGCGCCTCGATGATGGTCTTCGTCGTCTACCGTGTCCTGATGGGCACAGCCCTGCTCTATTTCTTCTGA
- a CDS encoding M13 family metallopeptidase — protein sequence MITRTALSGASAIALALTIVLPAAAHEGGEAIETLADDAAEESAESATPTMSFGEWGVDPELLSDEIEPGDDFFAYVNQEWLDANPLPAEYSRFGAFNLLREKSTTDVKALMDELTAKPREALSADERRIVDAYETHLDTAAIDAAGLAPAQPYLNEIFAATSLERLAMLWAKPGFASPLGGYVGVDAKQPDRYVAQVGIGGLGLPDRDYYLDDSEEGREVQAKYREYIAFLLGEAGYEDPETAAAAIYAFEDRLAREVMWDRTMRRNRDLTYNRVSADEMAAMSGPLPVTAMMEAMGLSASPTYVVSMMPPSEEEVEELGLDAEALAKIGTGLPGMFDVLGQTPVATLQAWTVKEMLSDNASILPTRFDEAAFEFYGKTLRGTPEQRPRWKRSIAAAEGMLGELIGASYVERYFPPENKAAMEELVANLRKAVAESIAEIDWMGEETKGQALEKLASFDPKIGYRDNLETYEGLEITRGNAIANAMAAAEWARADNVAKLGQPIDRTEWFMLPQTVNAYYNPTKNEIVFPAAILQQPFFGMSADPAVNYGAIGGVIGHEIGHGFDDQGSKYDATGKLRNWWTDEDRAAFDAKTDALVAQYDAFCPFDEGETCVNGRFTLGENIGDLGGLSLAYRAYKIATEGKEVPVIDGLTGDQRFFLAWAQVWRSMQREENYRQRLRTDPHSPEEYRVNGVVRNLDEWYEAFGVTEDHAMYIPPEERVRIW from the coding sequence ATGATCACTCGCACCGCGCTGTCCGGCGCCAGCGCCATCGCCCTTGCCCTGACCATCGTCCTGCCCGCTGCGGCGCATGAAGGCGGCGAGGCCATCGAAACGCTCGCCGACGACGCGGCGGAAGAGAGCGCCGAGAGCGCCACGCCGACGATGAGCTTCGGCGAATGGGGCGTCGACCCCGAACTGCTTTCGGACGAGATCGAGCCGGGTGATGACTTCTTCGCATACGTCAACCAGGAATGGCTCGACGCGAACCCGCTGCCGGCGGAATACAGCCGTTTCGGCGCGTTCAACCTGCTGCGCGAGAAGTCGACGACCGACGTCAAGGCGCTGATGGACGAGCTGACCGCCAAGCCGCGCGAGGCGCTTTCAGCCGACGAGCGGCGCATCGTCGATGCCTACGAAACCCATCTCGACACCGCCGCGATCGACGCTGCGGGCCTTGCGCCTGCGCAGCCCTATCTCAATGAAATCTTTGCCGCGACCTCGCTCGAGAGGCTGGCGATGCTCTGGGCAAAGCCCGGTTTCGCGAGTCCCCTCGGCGGCTATGTCGGCGTGGATGCCAAGCAGCCCGACCGCTATGTCGCGCAGGTCGGCATCGGCGGGCTCGGCCTGCCCGACCGCGACTACTACCTCGACGATAGCGAGGAAGGGCGCGAGGTCCAGGCGAAATACCGCGAATACATCGCCTTCCTGCTGGGCGAGGCGGGCTATGAAGACCCTGAAACCGCCGCGGCCGCGATCTACGCCTTCGAGGACCGGCTGGCGCGCGAGGTGATGTGGGACCGCACCATGCGGCGCAACCGCGACCTCACCTATAACCGCGTGTCGGCGGACGAGATGGCGGCGATGTCCGGCCCGCTCCCCGTGACCGCGATGATGGAGGCGATGGGCCTGTCGGCTTCGCCCACCTATGTCGTCAGCATGATGCCGCCGAGCGAGGAAGAGGTCGAGGAACTCGGCCTCGATGCAGAGGCGCTGGCGAAGATCGGGACGGGCCTGCCGGGGATGTTCGACGTTCTTGGCCAGACCCCCGTCGCAACGCTGCAGGCGTGGACGGTCAAGGAAATGCTGTCCGACAACGCCTCGATCCTGCCGACCCGCTTCGACGAGGCGGCGTTCGAATTCTACGGCAAGACCCTGCGCGGCACGCCCGAACAGCGCCCGCGCTGGAAGCGCTCGATCGCGGCGGCCGAGGGGATGCTCGGCGAACTGATCGGCGCGTCCTATGTCGAGCGCTACTTCCCGCCCGAAAACAAGGCGGCGATGGAGGAACTGGTCGCCAACCTGCGTAAGGCGGTCGCCGAAAGCATCGCCGAGATCGACTGGATGGGTGAGGAGACGAAGGGCCAAGCGCTTGAAAAGCTCGCCAGCTTCGATCCCAAGATCGGTTACCGCGACAATCTCGAAACCTATGAGGGTCTCGAAATCACCCGCGGCAATGCGATCGCCAACGCGATGGCCGCGGCCGAATGGGCGCGGGCGGACAATGTCGCGAAGCTCGGCCAGCCGATCGACCGGACCGAGTGGTTCATGCTGCCCCAGACGGTCAATGCCTATTACAACCCGACCAAGAACGAGATCGTCTTCCCCGCCGCCATCCTGCAGCAGCCCTTCTTCGGGATGAGCGCGGACCCGGCGGTGAACTACGGCGCGATCGGCGGGGTGATCGGCCACGAGATCGGCCACGGCTTCGACGACCAGGGCTCGAAATACGATGCCACCGGAAAGCTTCGCAACTGGTGGACCGACGAGGACCGCGCCGCCTTCGACGCCAAGACCGACGCGCTGGTCGCGCAATACGACGCCTTCTGCCCGTTCGACGAGGGCGAGACCTGCGTCAACGGGCGCTTCACGCTGGGCGAGAACATCGGCGACCTCGGCGGGCTCAGCCTCGCCTACCGCGCCTACAAGATCGCGACCGAGGGCAAGGAGGTGCCGGTGATCGACGGGCTGACCGGCGACCAGCGCTTCTTCCTCGCCTGGGCGCAAGTGTGGCGTTCGATGCAGCGCGAGGAGAACTACCGCCAGCGCCTTCGCACCGACCCGCACAGCCCCGAGGAATACCGGGTCAACGGCGTCGTGCGGAATCTCGATGAATGGTACGAAGCCTTCGGCGTGACCGAGGACCATGCCATGTACATCCCGCCCGAAGAGCGCGTGAGAATCTGGTAA